A single genomic interval of Camelus bactrianus isolate YW-2024 breed Bactrian camel chromosome 15, ASM4877302v1, whole genome shotgun sequence harbors:
- the PEX13 gene encoding peroxisome biogenesis factor 13 isoform X1 — protein MASQPPPPPKPWETRRIPGAGPGPGPGPTFQSADLGPTLLTRPGQPTLTRVPPPILPRPSQQTGSSNMNAFRPAYSSFSSGYGAYGNSFYGSYSPYSYGYNGLGYNRLRIDDLPPSRFVQQAEESSRGAFQSIESIVHAFASVSMMMDATFSAVYNSFRAVLDVANHFSRLKIHFTKVFSAFALVRTIRYLYRRLQWMIGIRRGSENEDLWAESEGTVACLGAEDRAANSAKSWPIFLFFAVILGGPYLIWKLLSTYSDEVTENTNWASGEDDHVVARAEYDFVAVSEEEISFRAGDMLNLALKEQQPRVRGWLLASLDGQTTGLIPANYVKILGKRRGRKTMESSKISKQQQSFTNKTLIKGATAADSLDEQEAAFESVFIETNKVPVPPDSTGKNGDKQDL, from the exons ATGGCGTCCCAGCCGCCGCCTCCCCCGAAACCCTGGGAGACCCGCCGGATTCCGGGGGCCGGGCCGGGACCAGGACCAGGTCCCACTTTTCA ATCTGCTGATTTGGGTCCTACTTTATTGACAAGACCTGGACAACCAACACTTACCAGAGTGCCACCACCTATTCTTCCAAGGCCATCACAGCAGACAGGAAGCAGCAACATGAACGCTTTCAGACCTGCCTACAGTTCATTTTCTTCTGGATATGGTGCCTATGGAAATTCATTTTATGGAAGCTATAGCCCTTATAGTTATGGATATAATGGGTTGGGCTATAACCGCCTCCGTATAGATGATCTTCCACCTAGTAGATTTGTTCAGCAAGCTGAAGAAAGCAGCAGAGGTGCATTTCAGTCCATTGAAAGTATTGTGCATGCATTTGCCTCTGTCAGTATGATGATGGATGCTACCTTTTCAGCTGTCTATAACAGTTTCAGGGCTGTCTTGGATGTAGCAAACCATTTTTCCCGTTTAAAAATACACTTCACAAAAGTTTTTTCAGCTTTTGCATTGGTTAGGACTATAAGATATCTTTACAGACGATTACAGTGGATGATAGGTATAAGAAGAGGCTCTGAGAATGAGGACCTGTGGGCAGAAAGTGAAGGAACTGTGGCTTGCCTTGGTGCTGAGGACAGAGCAGCTAACTCAGCAAAATCTTGGCCAATATTCTTGTTTTTTGCTGTTATCCTTGGTGGTCCTTACCTCATCTGGAAACTGCTCTCTACTTACAGTGACGAAGTAACAG AGAATACCAACTGGGCAAGTGGTGAGGATGACCATGTAGTTGCTAGAGCAGAATATGATTTTGTTGCTGTATCTGAAGAAGAAATTTCTTTCCGCGCTGGTGATATGCTAAACTTAGCTCTAAAAG AACAGCAACCCAGAGTGCGTGGTTGGCTTCTGGCTAGTCTCGATGGTCAAACAACAGGACTTATACCTGCTAATTATGTCAAAATTCTTGGTAAAAGAAGAGGTAGAAAAACAATGGAATCCAGTAAAATTTCCAAGCAGCAACAGTCTTTCACTAACAAGACACTAATTAAAGGAGCCACGGCTGCTGATTCTTTGGATGAACAGGAAGCTGCCTTTGAATCTGTTTTTATTGAAACTAATAAGGTTCCAGTTCCACCCGATTCCACTGGGAAAAATGGAGATAAACAAGATCTTTAA
- the PEX13 gene encoding peroxisome biogenesis factor 13 isoform X2 — protein sequence MNAFRPAYSSFSSGYGAYGNSFYGSYSPYSYGYNGLGYNRLRIDDLPPSRFVQQAEESSRGAFQSIESIVHAFASVSMMMDATFSAVYNSFRAVLDVANHFSRLKIHFTKVFSAFALVRTIRYLYRRLQWMIGIRRGSENEDLWAESEGTVACLGAEDRAANSAKSWPIFLFFAVILGGPYLIWKLLSTYSDEVTENTNWASGEDDHVVARAEYDFVAVSEEEISFRAGDMLNLALKEQQPRVRGWLLASLDGQTTGLIPANYVKILGKRRGRKTMESSKISKQQQSFTNKTLIKGATAADSLDEQEAAFESVFIETNKVPVPPDSTGKNGDKQDL from the exons ATGAACGCTTTCAGACCTGCCTACAGTTCATTTTCTTCTGGATATGGTGCCTATGGAAATTCATTTTATGGAAGCTATAGCCCTTATAGTTATGGATATAATGGGTTGGGCTATAACCGCCTCCGTATAGATGATCTTCCACCTAGTAGATTTGTTCAGCAAGCTGAAGAAAGCAGCAGAGGTGCATTTCAGTCCATTGAAAGTATTGTGCATGCATTTGCCTCTGTCAGTATGATGATGGATGCTACCTTTTCAGCTGTCTATAACAGTTTCAGGGCTGTCTTGGATGTAGCAAACCATTTTTCCCGTTTAAAAATACACTTCACAAAAGTTTTTTCAGCTTTTGCATTGGTTAGGACTATAAGATATCTTTACAGACGATTACAGTGGATGATAGGTATAAGAAGAGGCTCTGAGAATGAGGACCTGTGGGCAGAAAGTGAAGGAACTGTGGCTTGCCTTGGTGCTGAGGACAGAGCAGCTAACTCAGCAAAATCTTGGCCAATATTCTTGTTTTTTGCTGTTATCCTTGGTGGTCCTTACCTCATCTGGAAACTGCTCTCTACTTACAGTGACGAAGTAACAG AGAATACCAACTGGGCAAGTGGTGAGGATGACCATGTAGTTGCTAGAGCAGAATATGATTTTGTTGCTGTATCTGAAGAAGAAATTTCTTTCCGCGCTGGTGATATGCTAAACTTAGCTCTAAAAG AACAGCAACCCAGAGTGCGTGGTTGGCTTCTGGCTAGTCTCGATGGTCAAACAACAGGACTTATACCTGCTAATTATGTCAAAATTCTTGGTAAAAGAAGAGGTAGAAAAACAATGGAATCCAGTAAAATTTCCAAGCAGCAACAGTCTTTCACTAACAAGACACTAATTAAAGGAGCCACGGCTGCTGATTCTTTGGATGAACAGGAAGCTGCCTTTGAATCTGTTTTTATTGAAACTAATAAGGTTCCAGTTCCACCCGATTCCACTGGGAAAAATGGAGATAAACAAGATCTTTAA